Genomic window (Rhodohalobacter sp. SW132):
CGGAAACTTTTCATACTCTGCAATGATTGATTATACATCGTATTCCATCCCTCCAATAGACTCCGAATCCGGCAATTTAGACTTTAGCAACAGGTTGTTTCGCTTTCAAACAGGTTACCAGCTTAATGAAAACTTTTCCATAGGAATTGGATTTCTTTACAGTTCTTATCAATCAACAGAATTTAGTTTTAATAATGAAACTCATGGGGGTGATGCTTCTGCATGGGGAATCACAGCTGGCGCCCATTATCAAAATCAGTTCGAATCCGATAATTTTGTTTTTAGATCACAGACAGGTTTGTCTCTCAATGATATAAGTGAGGGATTTAGTTTTGAAAGCACTGATATGAATGAAACGAATCTACCCGGTCAAATCAGATTAGGATTGGGATTGGACATCTCAAGCAAAAATTTACGACATAACCGTCCTCTGTTTGGAGGTGGAATATATACCGGATTCAGTAAATATCTTGCAAGATGGGAATTTAATGATAACCCTTCTCAGGTATCAACCCCAAGCGGTTTTGAAGCTCTGTTTACTACCTGGAATAGTTTTGAAAGATTTACCGGCTCTGAAATAGCAGAGATATCATTGGGTGAACAAATTTCTACAAGTATCGGCTTTGAACTTCATTACCTGGAAACCATTTATCTGAGATATGGAATCGTAGGTGGTTCAGATTACTGGATTAGGCCACAAAATGGTTTAGGTGCAGAAATAGATCTTTACTATATATCACTGGCAGTTACTCACTTGAACTATCATTCGTCCGACCACTGGGGTCCTCGAGATAATTCTGCTTATGTTCAAGCGACTTTTCGATTACCCATTGATGGTCAGTCAAGAGACACATTATTGGGCAGATTGTTCAATCGATAACTCTTGTTTGCTGTAAATCAGATTTTCAAATGTGAGCCTACAGAAAAATAACCGCCACACCGTAATATCGCTTTTTCAAAATTAAATCGTTATCCAATAGGTGTAATGCTTTGATGAAGTGTATACATCAATAAAAGAGATAAAGATGCAATTGAGTTCAACATATGGCTTCTCCCTGCTGATAGCTTGCTTAATGCTATCGATATTTCAGTCTGGTTGCGATTTACTAAGCCAAAACTCAAATGATTTTCAAAATCTTATCATTCAAACCGAGAAGGAAACGTATTCTAAAGAAGAGAACGAGCTTATTACTGCAAATATACTTAATGAGTCGGCTGAAGCAGTATTTATTACAATGCCGGGCCCTGTAACACTTGATAAAAAAATCGACGGGAAATGGGAGAACTTAGGCAGGTGGTATATTACAGCTGCAATTGCCCCACGCCTTGTTGAAATAGCACCGGAGGAATTTTTATCTGAAATCGCAAAACTAAATACTGACGATCCGATCATTGAGGAAACTGGTTTATATCGTTTTCATTTCAGCATGTATTCATCAAAATTTGATATGGCAGGCGGAGAAAATGGCTCAAAATCCATATTACCGTTGAAATTCCGCATATCAAATACATTCTATATTTCCGATTGATTATAGGTATTGCTGATAATTCCTATAACAAAGCATCTGTTTATGATATAACCAATGCTTCCTGCGAATCGGTTCAGGTTTCTTGCTAAACTTTTAAACCAGTCGCCCGGCCGCAGAAGCACCAAACCGTTATAGTGCCTAATTAATCAAATCAAGGAGATCACAATGAAGAACTCAACAATCATACTCCTTTTTACTTTTGTTCTATTTTCCGTGTCAACTGCCTGTAATACAACTTCGAGTGAAGTTGAAGCAGAATATACCCCAGGTGAAGTAATTATCGCATTAGAAGATGGTATCGAAGAAGCTGATATAGTGCCAAGAATTGAAGAATTTGAACTCCAGTGGAAAGAATATTTCGAGAATATTGGCTACGCTTTAATTGGTGTTCCAGTCGGTGAAGAAGAACTGTGGGTAGAGAAGCTTAAACAAGAGCCTATGATTCGAAATGCTCAACTAAATCGAAAAGTTGAACTAAGAGGAAGTAGTTAAATATTGCACCGGCACTATATCAATGTGCATTAACTGGGAATGCTAATGTGCCGCTGGCTTCCGGTGTTATTTGTCATGAATTTTTAGCCGTTTATTAACCCATAATCTCCGCGCCCGATCTGCGCTGAGCCGTTTTGAGAGACTTGCTAAACGTTTACAGCGTTTGTATTATATGAGTAATAATGATAAAAAAAGCTACATACCCTAAAGCCTTTTCTATAAACGGGTTGTTCGCCTTATCCGTGGTGTTCAGCTTGTTTGCTTTTCCGGGACTAATAAATACAGCTGAAGCCTGCCGTCCACAACCACAGCATATCGAAGTTGTTGCCGACGAACAAGATGTTGCCAAACCTACGGTTTTTTTATACCAGATAGCTGATTCGGAGTTTTCCTCTAATTCGTTAAAAACAACAAGAGAGTATCAATGTAACCTACAAATGGTGTATCAGCGGCAAGTCAAAGAAACGCTGGACACAATTTTAAAACAATACAAAACTTATTCCCCTCCTAACTTATTCTGGATTGCTAAGGTGATCTCTGCACTTCGCGATGACAACCCACATCTCATTTTAGGGTAAAATCACCTGCCTGCCGGTGTATCCGGTTTTCATTATTTAATCCAATTTATGCTCTTGTCAACAGGCAAAAGCAGGCAATCCAATTATTCACCATGAAATCATTCAAAAAAGTCGTACGACTACTTTATCTGGGTTTAGTGATATCATTAGCAACTATAGGTATAGCACTTGTTGGGCCGATTCCTTTGCAAATTACTCATAAAAAGATGCCACTGGAACATCCTATTGAACTGGTGAGATCTGATGACGAATCTGAACAAGAATCGGATCAAATCAAAATTATACATTAACCCATACATCTCAGGCAGCCCGATACATAACAACGTCTCTTGCGGACGGGGCTGCACATGATGGATTTCCGGTGTTTCTGAACTGGTTAGGTTTTACTACTTTGCAAAGTGGCAGAACGCACCGTCGCATAACTGCCAAACCGTTATATGGCAATCCATTTAACAAGCAGATGAAAAAATAAATTCTTTTAGATTCGACTTCTCTAAACAAATTTTAAGCTGATTAATCAAATCAGTATACTTTCAGAAGTGTTTAATAATTCTCTATCTAATTCTTTCACGCATGACAACTAAAAGCCTTTTTCTCTCCCTGCTCTTTCTGGTTCTCGCTTTACTCCCTCTTCAAACAGTTGGCCAAACCTACAACTGGCATTCACTTGAATCTGAAGGAAATGCTACCGAACGCCATGAAAATGCTCTTGTTCGAGCCGGTAATAAATTCATTTTACTTGGGGGGCGCGGAATGAAGCCAATTGACATTTACGATACCCAAACCCAGGAATGGACCGAAGGTGCTCAGCCACCGTTTGAAATTCATCACATCCAGGCAGTAGAGTTAGAAGGACTCGTCTATGTTGTTGGAGCGATGAGTGGCGGATGGCCGTATGAAACATCACTTTCACATATTCTCATTTATGATCCTGTTTTAGATAAATGGGCCATCGGACCAGAAATACCGGAAGATCGCAGACGGGGGGCTGCTGGAACCGTTGTGTACGATGGAAAGATTTATGTCGTTTGCGGAATTATCAACGGCCATACTTCGGGATGGGTGAGTTGGCTGGATGAATTTGATCCAAAAACGAATGAGTGGCGAACATTGCCAAATGCACCGAGATCAAGAGATCACCTTCACGCCGCCGTTGTTGATGATAAACTGGTCGTTGCCGGTGGACGACGATCCGGGTATGGCGGCGGCGGTTTTGAAACGACTGTTGCACAAACAAATGTCTTTGATTTTGATACAATGGAGTGGACTGAACTGCCCTCTCCTGAAGGTGATATCCCAACCCAGCGTGCAGGGATTGCTGCAACCGTCCATCAGGGAAATGTCGCCATAATTGGCGGTGAAAGCGGCAGCCAGGAAACAGCACACAGTGAAGTGGAGATGCTGGTTCTTTCAACTGGAAGCTGGGAATCCCTCCCCTCCTTAAATCGCGGACGACACGGCACTCAGGCCATCTTATTTGATGATATGATTGTGGTTGGAGCGGGAAGCGGAAATCGAGGCGGCGGACCTGAACTGAATTCATTTGAAATCTTTTCATCTGAAGAGAATCCTGAATTCCCCGATACACCCCTCACCAAAGCAGAACTTACCACATCAACCGAAGAAATTATTTTTACTGATGATGATTCCAGCGACAAAGAAGTCATTCTGAGTAGTCAAAACGGAAATCAGGCCAGTTTGATCCAGTATATTCAATTGGATAACACCTCCGATTTCGCACTTAATTTACCCATTGAGTTTCCGTTTGTCCTTGCGCCGGGTCAGGAGATTCCTATTGAAATATCCCGGATCAGCACTGAGACAGGAAATCCGCAGGCAACACTTTTCATCAAACCTTTGGGAAATACTGAGCCCATCAGTGTAAGCATTCGGATTACCGATTAAATCGGATATCTTATCATTTCTAAATGATATAAAATCAGTTTAGGTACAATCTGTTATATTGCCTGTTTAAAAAAACAAAATGAATTCGTTATGAAAAGAGACACCGCATCAAGCATCATAAAATTAACCGCAATTCTTGTAGTATTTTCAGGCATGATACTATTCTCAGTCGTCTATCTTCAAGTTCTGAATATGAATACCATGTTTCAAGAGATGCAAGGTCAGGCGGAAATGTTTAACAGCGCTTTTTCAACTCTCGGCTGGCACGGTTATACAACTCCGATAGTCGTAATTATTTGGGGAATAATGTTATATGTTATGAATAGACCGTTATCTTTTCTAATCGCTAAAAATTGACATAAATAACGGCATTGCGCATAAAATCGGTTTCAACGCAGTATTGGTCACTTTTTATAAAATTCAAAGTGTAATCCCTTATAGTAATTCTGTTTAATAAAACCCTTATTAGTGTCAAGTCAATTTTGATTTGTCGGGTTAAGGAAATAGTCTCATCCGTTGACTTCCCGTCATCGGATGAGTGGATAGGGCTACATGTTACTCTGTGAGCTTATGCAATGGATAATGTAAAGGTCGGACAATT
Coding sequences:
- a CDS encoding immunoglobulin-like domain-containing protein, producing the protein MQLSSTYGFSLLIACLMLSIFQSGCDLLSQNSNDFQNLIIQTEKETYSKEENELITANILNESAEAVFITMPGPVTLDKKIDGKWENLGRWYITAAIAPRLVEIAPEEFLSEIAKLNTDDPIIEETGLYRFHFSMYSSKFDMAGGENGSKSILPLKFRISNTFYISD
- a CDS encoding kelch repeat-containing protein, whose protein sequence is MTTKSLFLSLLFLVLALLPLQTVGQTYNWHSLESEGNATERHENALVRAGNKFILLGGRGMKPIDIYDTQTQEWTEGAQPPFEIHHIQAVELEGLVYVVGAMSGGWPYETSLSHILIYDPVLDKWAIGPEIPEDRRRGAAGTVVYDGKIYVVCGIINGHTSGWVSWLDEFDPKTNEWRTLPNAPRSRDHLHAAVVDDKLVVAGGRRSGYGGGGFETTVAQTNVFDFDTMEWTELPSPEGDIPTQRAGIAATVHQGNVAIIGGESGSQETAHSEVEMLVLSTGSWESLPSLNRGRHGTQAILFDDMIVVGAGSGNRGGGPELNSFEIFSSEENPEFPDTPLTKAELTTSTEEIIFTDDDSSDKEVILSSQNGNQASLIQYIQLDNTSDFALNLPIEFPFVLAPGQEIPIEISRISTETGNPQATLFIKPLGNTEPISVSIRITD